One region of Mucilaginibacter gotjawali genomic DNA includes:
- a CDS encoding YqgE/AlgH family protein gives MDPNFKRSVILLTEYSEAGAMGFILNHPGEFLLGDILPDVSYSELPVFIGGPVANNTLHFIHRCPEKIDGGIDIGEGLFWGGDFETVKQLITSYQLKEDEIRFFTGYSGWTPEQLDNEIKEDSWIVANRIKPETIFNGNEENLWREAVIGLGQRYAHIANFPENPELN, from the coding sequence ATGGATCCCAATTTTAAAAGATCCGTAATTTTATTGACAGAATACTCAGAAGCAGGGGCTATGGGTTTCATTTTGAACCATCCCGGAGAGTTTTTACTGGGTGATATTCTACCTGATGTATCCTATTCGGAACTGCCGGTTTTTATCGGCGGTCCTGTAGCCAATAATACGTTGCATTTTATTCACCGCTGCCCCGAAAAAATTGATGGTGGTATTGATATTGGCGAGGGCCTGTTTTGGGGAGGTGATTTTGAAACAGTAAAGCAACTGATCACCAGTTACCAGTTAAAAGAAGACGAGATCAGGTTTTTTACCGGGTATTCCGGCTGGACGCCCGAACAACTGGATAATGAAATAAAGGAAGATAGCTGGATTGTTGCTAATCGCATAAAACCCGAAACAATTTTTAACGGCAATGAAGAAAACCTCTGGCGCGAAGCCGTAATAGGCCTTGGGCAGCGGTATGCGCATATTGCTAATTTCCCGGAGAATCCGGAGCTTAATTAG
- the pdxH gene encoding pyridoxamine 5'-phosphate oxidase, translating into MNQDNLQNMREDYASAELSENSVKADPIKQFGIWFDEAQEVNVPEKNSMTLSTATHDGRPSARIVLLKGYHEGGFVFYTNYLSRKGKEINKNPLGALTFFWPSLERQIRIEGILEKVSKEESEKYFHSRPRESQLGALASPQSQEIPNRESIENKWDELTAEYEGKDVPKPSFWGGYILKPRLFEFWQGRPSRLHDRIVYKKIDNKNWKKVRLAP; encoded by the coding sequence ATGAACCAGGATAACTTACAAAATATGCGCGAGGATTATGCCTCCGCTGAATTATCAGAAAATTCGGTAAAAGCCGACCCGATAAAACAATTCGGCATTTGGTTTGATGAGGCCCAGGAAGTAAATGTTCCTGAAAAAAATTCAATGACCTTGTCTACGGCCACCCACGACGGAAGGCCATCGGCCCGTATTGTATTGCTGAAAGGATACCATGAAGGCGGCTTTGTTTTTTACACCAATTACCTTAGCCGCAAGGGAAAAGAAATCAATAAAAACCCACTGGGCGCTTTAACGTTTTTCTGGCCTTCGCTGGAACGTCAGATCCGCATCGAAGGTATTTTGGAAAAAGTAAGCAAAGAAGAATCTGAAAAATATTTTCATTCGCGGCCCAGGGAAAGCCAATTGGGTGCATTAGCCTCGCCGCAAAGCCAGGAGATCCCCAACCGCGAAAGCATCGAGAATAAATGGGATGAGCTAACCGCAGAATATGAAGGCAAGGATGTTCCGAAACCATCATTCTGGGGTGGATATATTTTGAAACCACGATTGTTTGAATTCTGGCAGGGACGCCCGAGCCGCCTGCACGACAGGATCGTTTATAAAAAAATCGATAACAAAAACTGGAAAAAAGTCCGTTTGGCGCCATGA
- a CDS encoding fasciclin domain-containing protein encodes MIKKSILMVIAVLAIGFYSNRAFAQAAATAPTGDLVVTLSGNADYNVTAALIRAANLGATLKGAGPYTIIAPSNIALAALPSGKLDSLMADPAKLAAVLKGHVIVGKFDKAELIKTLGSGTPTLPTIDGNKLTLSVTDKHLTFTDAQGNHAKVIAFDILGTNGVVIGIDGVLTR; translated from the coding sequence ATGATTAAGAAGTCAATTTTAATGGTAATAGCGGTATTAGCTATAGGTTTTTATTCAAACAGGGCGTTTGCCCAGGCTGCTGCAACAGCCCCAACAGGCGACCTGGTGGTAACTTTGTCAGGCAACGCTGATTACAATGTTACAGCTGCGCTGATAAGGGCTGCAAACCTGGGTGCAACATTAAAAGGAGCAGGGCCATACACTATTATTGCACCAAGCAATATTGCATTGGCTGCTTTACCATCAGGTAAGCTGGATAGCTTAATGGCCGATCCGGCAAAGCTTGCTGCGGTTTTAAAGGGACATGTGATTGTTGGAAAGTTTGACAAAGCCGAATTGATTAAAACACTTGGCAGCGGAACACCAACATTGCCAACCATAGACGGCAATAAACTAACCTTGTCTGTAACTGATAAACACCTTACGTTTACCGATGCACAGGGTAACCACGCCAAAGTGATTGCTTTTGATATTTTAGGTACAAACGGAGTGGTTATCGGGATTGACGGCGTGTTAACCAGGTAG
- a CDS encoding NADH-quinone oxidoreductase subunit A yields the protein MAGVPQISEFGKILIFLITGIIMVGFTFFITRLIAPNKPNAEKLTSYECGEEPTGNAWLPFNTRFYVIALVFLLFDVEMVFIFPWAIVFGSHAMNEMDPRWSVLSLIEMFVFLGILILGLAYVWAKGDLNWIKPDPIRPVSGTNIPTSLYDKLNEEQSAYQVKAFTVDLSSTQQEQAAATATATAAPPPIRKPMFKPTFKKPGNE from the coding sequence ATGGCAGGTGTTCCGCAAATATCAGAATTTGGCAAGATACTTATCTTTCTTATTACAGGAATAATTATGGTGGGTTTTACCTTTTTTATTACCCGCCTCATCGCCCCCAATAAACCCAACGCCGAAAAACTTACTTCATACGAATGCGGCGAAGAACCTACCGGCAATGCATGGCTGCCTTTTAACACCCGTTTTTACGTCATCGCACTGGTTTTTTTGTTGTTTGATGTAGAAATGGTCTTCATTTTTCCCTGGGCAATAGTATTTGGAAGTCATGCCATGAACGAGATGGACCCGCGCTGGAGTGTTTTGTCATTAATTGAAATGTTCGTATTCCTGGGCATCCTCATCCTGGGCCTGGCCTACGTTTGGGCCAAGGGCGATCTGAACTGGATAAAGCCCGATCCGATCAGGCCTGTCTCCGGAACAAATATCCCAACCTCGCTTTACGATAAGCTGAACGAAGAACAAAGCGCCTACCAAGTAAAAGCGTTTACTGTTGACCTGTCATCAACCCAGCAAGAACAAGCCGCTGCTACTGCTACTGCTACTGCTGCCCCGCCCCCGATAAGGAAACCCATGTTTAAACCAACTTTTAAAAAACCCGGCAATGAGTAA
- a CDS encoding cupin-like domain-containing protein, which produces MDIIRRDDISYEEFIEEHYKPGIPLVFTKAAKVWKANGLFTPDWFRENYPERETDVRGTTYKMKDIMDLVEKSTAENPAPYPIIFDIKKTLPELMPLIEPLDLNYASPNWLNNKMFNLGKWGAVTELFIGGPGGKFPYLHLDYYHLNAWVTQLYGEKRFTVFPRGQEDLLYPRPDDPWRSELNIFEPDFEKFPKYKDATPIHFVVGPGETLFIPFGTWHSAYSLTPTISVAFDTLNSKNHKEFMKDVWTFKGRQGKAKAIAMYSYAWLATQSSKLSEKLSGKAAL; this is translated from the coding sequence ATGGATATTATAAGGAGAGACGACATTTCTTACGAAGAATTCATCGAGGAACATTACAAACCCGGTATTCCTTTAGTTTTTACCAAAGCCGCTAAAGTTTGGAAAGCAAACGGACTTTTTACACCCGATTGGTTCAGGGAAAATTATCCTGAGCGCGAAACCGATGTAAGGGGAACCACTTATAAGATGAAGGACATTATGGACCTGGTGGAAAAGAGCACGGCCGAAAACCCCGCGCCCTACCCTATTATTTTTGATATTAAGAAAACCTTACCGGAATTGATGCCATTGATAGAGCCGCTTGATTTGAATTATGCCTCGCCAAACTGGCTGAACAACAAAATGTTTAACCTGGGTAAATGGGGCGCGGTAACAGAATTATTTATCGGTGGCCCGGGTGGTAAATTCCCTTACCTGCATCTTGATTATTACCATTTAAATGCCTGGGTTACCCAGTTATACGGCGAAAAACGTTTTACCGTTTTCCCGCGCGGTCAGGAAGATCTGCTTTACCCCCGCCCTGATGATCCTTGGCGTTCGGAATTAAATATTTTTGAACCCGATTTTGAGAAATTCCCCAAATATAAGGATGCCACACCTATTCATTTTGTGGTTGGCCCCGGCGAAACTTTGTTTATTCCTTTTGGTACATGGCATTCAGCCTATTCATTAACGCCTACCATTTCAGTTGCTTTTGATACGCTGAACAGCAAAAACCACAAAGAATTTATGAAAGATGTGTGGACCTTTAAAGGCCGGCAGGGTAAAGCAAAAGCCATCGCCATGTACAGCTATGCCTGGCTGGCCACCCAAAGCAGCAAGCTAAGCGAAAAGTTAAGCGGAAAAGCAGCACTGTAA
- a CDS encoding low affinity iron permease family protein, producing the protein MSNQSNDDISGFEKISNTITTYSGSSPVFLAAIGFILLWAFSGPVFHFSNTWLLIVNTATSIITFLMVFLIQKSQNKESIAVQLKLNELIAANNGASNRLLNIQDLSEEQLNTLYEHYRTLVELTQKAKSNTQSHSVEDAIESAEEDIKNDFLRNEKK; encoded by the coding sequence ATGAGCAATCAATCAAATGATGATATCTCTGGATTTGAAAAAATAAGCAATACCATAACTACCTATAGCGGCAGCTCGCCGGTATTTTTGGCTGCAATTGGGTTCATTTTGTTATGGGCATTCAGCGGCCCGGTTTTTCATTTTTCAAATACCTGGCTGCTTATCGTTAATACCGCGACGTCAATTATTACTTTTTTGATGGTTTTTTTAATCCAAAAATCGCAAAATAAAGAGTCCATCGCGGTACAGTTAAAATTAAATGAACTGATTGCGGCCAATAACGGCGCCAGCAACCGTTTGCTTAATATCCAGGATTTGAGCGAGGAACAATTGAATACCCTTTATGAACACTATCGCACATTGGTTGAACTAACTCAAAAAGCAAAATCAAATACACAAAGTCATTCCGTTGAAGACGCTATTGAATCCGCAGAGGAGGATATTAAAAATGATTTCCTGAGGAATGAAAAGAAATAA
- a CDS encoding NADH-quinone oxidoreductase subunit B: MSNDLTSESGGVVVTKIDDLLNWARLSSLWPLSFGIACCAIELMGGFASTYDLDRFGVFPRPSARQADVIIIAGTVTFKMAERIKRLYEQMPEPKYVISMGSCSNCGGPYWQHGYHVVKGVDRVIPVDVYVQGCPPRPESLIGAILELQKKIEGESLLGARNSAKSEGPEAV, encoded by the coding sequence ATGAGTAACGATTTAACCAGCGAAAGCGGCGGTGTGGTGGTCACCAAAATAGATGACCTGCTCAACTGGGCCAGGTTGTCATCCCTGTGGCCGCTAAGTTTTGGTATTGCCTGCTGCGCTATTGAGCTGATGGGCGGCTTCGCCAGCACTTACGATCTCGACCGTTTTGGTGTTTTCCCGCGGCCATCAGCCCGGCAGGCGGACGTGATCATTATTGCAGGTACGGTTACTTTTAAAATGGCCGAACGCATCAAGCGACTATATGAGCAAATGCCCGAACCCAAATACGTGATCTCCATGGGCTCCTGCTCTAACTGCGGCGGGCCTTACTGGCAACATGGTTACCACGTGGTTAAGGGCGTAGACCGGGTGATCCCTGTTGATGTGTATGTGCAGGGTTGCCCGCCCCGTCCTGAATCCCTTATCGGCGCTATTTTGGAACTCCAGAAGAAGATCGAAGGTGAAAGCCTGCTGGGCGCCCGGAATTCAGCAAAATCCGAAGGTCCGGAGGCTGTTTAA
- a CDS encoding S1C family serine protease encodes MSDNQVLEVIEKYLNGEMTKDERARFEILRNENAEINNKVTEHKHFTGLIKQYGERLELEKRLNAIHNEIDVHALEDELMIRPSFIVRLWRNHHSKISVAASIAIFAALCTMFFTGYLNNRGGNYVQLSEKINKIGAKTDQLGRTVKSLNPQHASDANPGNFRGTGFAISSNGYIVTDNHVIKDADSIYVQSSDGKSYKAKVIYSEPATDIAVLAISDPSFKALGPLPYSFKKAETDIGESVFTLGYPRDAMVLGPGFLTASTGFNGTNTDSTAYQVSIPVNFGNSGGPLLDSRGDIIGIINAKQTHVEGAAFAIKSNYLLKAIQDIPADSLTKPINTNTKNTLATLGRVQQIKKLQNFVFMVKVYNQ; translated from the coding sequence ATGAGCGATAATCAAGTACTTGAAGTTATTGAAAAGTACCTTAACGGGGAAATGACCAAGGATGAGCGTGCACGTTTCGAAATCCTCAGGAATGAGAATGCCGAAATAAACAACAAGGTAACCGAGCACAAGCATTTTACCGGCCTTATTAAACAATATGGTGAACGCCTGGAGCTGGAAAAACGCTTAAATGCCATCCATAACGAGATTGATGTGCATGCACTGGAAGATGAACTGATGATCCGGCCATCGTTTATTGTAAGGTTATGGCGCAACCATCACTCAAAAATATCGGTGGCGGCATCCATTGCTATATTCGCTGCTTTATGTACCATGTTTTTTACCGGCTATTTAAATAATCGCGGTGGTAACTACGTGCAATTAAGCGAGAAAATCAACAAAATAGGTGCAAAGACTGATCAGTTAGGCAGAACTGTTAAAAGCCTCAACCCTCAGCATGCCAGTGACGCTAATCCGGGCAATTTCAGGGGGACGGGTTTCGCAATATCTTCTAACGGCTATATTGTTACCGATAATCACGTTATAAAAGACGCTGATTCGATTTATGTGCAAAGCAGCGACGGTAAGTCCTACAAAGCAAAAGTGATTTATTCTGAACCGGCAACGGATATCGCTGTTTTGGCAATTAGCGATCCTTCCTTTAAAGCTTTAGGCCCGTTACCGTACAGCTTTAAAAAGGCGGAAACTGACATTGGCGAAAGCGTATTTACATTAGGTTATCCAAGGGACGCAATGGTTTTGGGCCCCGGTTTCCTTACAGCCAGCACCGGTTTTAACGGCACCAATACGGATAGTACTGCCTACCAGGTTTCAATACCGGTTAATTTTGGCAATAGCGGCGGTCCGTTACTGGATAGCAGGGGCGATATCATCGGTATTATTAATGCAAAACAAACCCATGTGGAAGGTGCCGCGTTCGCTATTAAGTCCAACTACTTGTTAAAAGCCATCCAGGATATCCCGGCTGACTCCTTAACTAAACCCATCAATACAAATACCAAAAATACGCTGGCTACTTTAGGGCGTGTGCAGCAGATCAAGAAATTACAGAACTTTGTGTTTATGGTGAAGGTTTATAATCAATAG
- the purE gene encoding 5-(carboxyamino)imidazole ribonucleotide mutase, whose product MSVLPKIGIIMGSKSDLNIMQDAADVLKELGVPYEITVVSAHRTPDRMFTYAREAAGRGLKVIIAGAGGAAHLPGMVASLTHLPVIGVPVKSSNSIDGWDSILSILQMPNGIPVATVALNAAKNAGILAAQILSTADDQIVQNLIAFKENLKKKVEESALEIRG is encoded by the coding sequence ATGAGTGTTTTACCGAAAATAGGAATAATAATGGGCAGCAAATCTGATTTGAATATCATGCAGGATGCCGCCGATGTGTTAAAAGAGTTGGGTGTGCCCTACGAGATCACCGTTGTATCTGCCCACCGCACCCCCGACCGTATGTTTACCTATGCCCGCGAAGCCGCAGGCCGTGGATTAAAAGTGATCATCGCCGGTGCCGGCGGTGCAGCGCATTTACCGGGCATGGTGGCGTCATTAACGCACTTACCCGTGATTGGGGTTCCTGTAAAGTCAAGTAATTCCATCGATGGCTGGGATTCGATATTATCTATCCTCCAGATGCCGAATGGCATTCCGGTGGCTACTGTTGCCCTTAATGCCGCAAAAAACGCAGGTATCCTGGCCGCCCAGATCTTATCTACGGCAGATGACCAGATTGTTCAAAACCTCATCGCTTTTAAAGAAAATTTGAAGAAAAAGGTGGAAGAGTCGGCGTTAGAGATTAGAGGTTAG
- a CDS encoding 5-(carboxyamino)imidazole ribonucleotide synthase, which translates to MKAFYGDLKLGILGGGQLGRMLIQQAINYNVTVKVLDPDREAPCRKLCDEFVVGSLSDYETVYNFGKKADMVTIEIEKVNVDALEQLEKEGVLVYPQPRIIRLIQDKGLQKQFFKENNIPTAPFQVISSPKQLAESHIPFPYIQKLRRDGYDGRGVYKVIDESYLKNAFTEPSLIEEWIDFEKEIGIIVARNENGEVKTFPLVEMEFNPQANLVEFLISPSTLPFEIQQDAAQIATKIAEDLNIVGLLAVEMFLDKHGKILVNELAPRPHNSGHQSIEGNVVSQFEQHLRAIFNQPLGDTACLNNAIMINVLGEAGYEGPAIYQGIEKVLDCAGVYIHLYGKALTKPFRKMGHVTIVDADREKAIEKARFVQKTLKVIA; encoded by the coding sequence ATGAAAGCATTCTACGGAGATCTTAAACTAGGAATATTAGGCGGCGGCCAATTAGGCCGTATGCTGATACAGCAGGCAATTAATTATAATGTAACGGTAAAAGTGCTGGACCCTGACCGCGAAGCACCATGCCGCAAACTTTGCGACGAGTTTGTAGTGGGCTCGCTTAGTGACTATGAAACGGTTTACAATTTCGGCAAAAAGGCCGATATGGTGACTATTGAAATTGAAAAGGTAAACGTTGACGCACTTGAACAATTGGAGAAAGAAGGGGTTTTGGTTTATCCGCAACCACGCATCATCCGGCTGATACAGGATAAAGGCCTGCAAAAGCAGTTTTTCAAGGAGAATAACATCCCTACTGCTCCTTTCCAGGTAATATCGTCTCCAAAACAATTGGCTGAAAGCCATATCCCATTTCCTTATATCCAAAAACTGCGCAGGGATGGCTATGATGGCCGTGGTGTTTACAAAGTGATTGATGAATCGTACCTTAAAAACGCCTTTACCGAACCAAGCCTGATAGAAGAATGGATAGATTTTGAAAAAGAGATCGGTATTATCGTCGCCCGTAATGAGAACGGCGAAGTAAAAACCTTTCCGTTGGTCGAAATGGAATTTAACCCGCAGGCTAACCTGGTGGAGTTTTTAATTTCGCCTTCCACCCTGCCATTCGAGATCCAGCAGGATGCCGCGCAAATCGCCACCAAAATAGCAGAAGACCTGAACATTGTCGGATTACTGGCTGTAGAGATGTTTTTGGATAAGCACGGCAAAATTTTGGTAAATGAGCTGGCGCCGCGTCCGCACAACAGCGGGCACCAAAGCATCGAAGGTAATGTAGTTTCGCAGTTTGAACAGCATTTGAGGGCCATATTTAACCAGCCTTTGGGCGATACCGCGTGCCTGAACAATGCTATTATGATCAATGTGTTGGGCGAAGCGGGCTACGAAGGGCCTGCTATTTACCAGGGGATTGAAAAAGTGCTGGATTGTGCAGGTGTTTACATCCACCTGTATGGCAAAGCATTAACCAAACCTTTCCGCAAAATGGGGCATGTTACCATAGTGGATGCCGACCGGGAAAAAGCAATTGAAAAAGCAAGGTTTGTGCAAAAGACGCTGAAGGTGATTGCATAG
- a CDS encoding alpha/beta hydrolase, translating into MKKTFPLPVIFFLLISHFAGAQIAANKDIFPAGTTVLENIPYANDTLKKHTLDIYMPPVKSLGYPLIVWIHGGAWMSNDKHADMGYMTNTIKAFLNAGYVLASIDYRHSTTAPFPAQIQDCNRAIEYLYDNAAQYSIDESRIALIGFSAGGHLASLIGLSNNNTEKSFYYNGKKPQFKITVVLDFYGPSDFSTLKGHDSPDLKNPITLLLGGTVAEKPELAKKASPITYIDKKDPPFFIVQGEKDESVNPDQSILLSTRLKSAHVANQLTIVPGAPHYGVMFDTDFIKRDLMSFLNKYMK; encoded by the coding sequence ATGAAGAAAACGTTTCCCCTACCCGTCATCTTTTTTCTCCTTATTTCCCATTTTGCAGGCGCCCAAATCGCCGCTAATAAAGATATTTTCCCGGCGGGCACTACCGTCCTCGAAAATATCCCCTATGCCAACGACACGCTGAAAAAGCACACACTCGATATTTATATGCCGCCGGTGAAAAGCCTTGGCTATCCCTTGATTGTGTGGATCCACGGAGGCGCCTGGATGTCGAATGATAAACATGCCGACATGGGCTATATGACCAATACCATCAAAGCGTTTTTAAACGCCGGCTATGTATTGGCTTCTATCGATTATCGCCATAGTACAACGGCCCCCTTCCCGGCGCAAATACAGGATTGCAACCGGGCTATTGAGTATTTATATGATAATGCAGCACAATACAGCATCGACGAAAGCAGAATCGCCCTCATCGGGTTTTCAGCCGGCGGGCATCTGGCATCCCTAATCGGTTTATCGAATAATAATACGGAGAAATCATTTTACTACAATGGCAAGAAACCCCAATTCAAAATTACTGTAGTCTTGGATTTTTACGGACCATCTGATTTTTCAACACTGAAAGGCCACGACAGCCCGGATCTGAAAAACCCTATAACGTTACTGTTGGGTGGCACCGTAGCCGAAAAGCCCGAATTGGCCAAAAAGGCCAGCCCGATAACATATATCGATAAAAAAGACCCTCCTTTTTTTATTGTACAAGGTGAAAAAGACGAATCTGTTAACCCTGATCAATCCATCTTACTAAGTACCCGGTTAAAAAGCGCTCATGTGGCCAACCAGCTAACTATTGTACCAGGCGCGCCGCATTATGGCGTAATGTTTGATACCGATTTTATCAAACGCGACTTGATGTCATTCTTAAACAAATACATGAAATAG
- a CDS encoding NADH-quinone oxidoreductase subunit D, giving the protein MVLNMGPQHPSTHGVLRLELITDGEIVKEVIPHIGYLHRCFEKHAESLTYQQTIPFTDRMDYLASMNNSHAFVMGVERMMGIDKEIPKRIEYIRVLVCELNRIASHLIAIGTYGIDIGAFTPFLWCFRDREHIMGMLEWASGSRMLYNYIWVGGLFYDLPVGFEERCSEFVTYFKPKMAELNELLTNNQVFINRTANIGVLPLDVAINYGCSGPMLRGSGLKRDLRRIDNYSVYPELEFDVPIGKGEMGAVGDCWDRYKVRVDEIAQSLRMVEQCLERLKKELKRTPDFDPRAKMPRKITPKAQDYYIRCEGAKGELGFYFMADGKSEIPFRVKARAPSFNNLSVLPELAKGVMIADLVAIIGSIDIVLGEVDR; this is encoded by the coding sequence ATGGTATTGAATATGGGCCCGCAGCACCCGTCAACCCATGGCGTTTTGCGGCTGGAGCTGATCACCGACGGCGAGATTGTTAAAGAAGTGATCCCCCATATCGGTTACCTGCACCGCTGTTTCGAAAAACACGCAGAGTCATTAACCTACCAGCAAACCATCCCTTTTACCGACAGGATGGACTACCTGGCCTCCATGAATAACAGCCATGCCTTTGTAATGGGCGTTGAACGCATGATGGGCATTGATAAAGAAATCCCCAAACGGATAGAATACATCCGCGTGCTGGTTTGCGAACTGAACCGCATCGCATCTCACCTCATCGCCATCGGTACCTATGGCATTGATATTGGCGCTTTTACGCCCTTCCTCTGGTGCTTCCGCGACAGGGAGCATATCATGGGCATGCTGGAATGGGCATCCGGCTCAAGGATGTTGTACAATTATATCTGGGTGGGCGGCTTGTTTTACGACCTGCCCGTTGGCTTTGAAGAACGCTGCAGCGAGTTTGTCACCTATTTTAAACCTAAAATGGCGGAGCTGAACGAACTTTTAACAAACAACCAGGTCTTTATTAACCGAACCGCCAATATTGGCGTGTTGCCCCTGGATGTGGCCATCAATTACGGCTGCTCCGGCCCGATGCTGCGCGGCTCCGGTTTAAAAAGGGATTTGAGAAGAATTGATAACTATTCCGTTTACCCCGAACTGGAATTTGATGTCCCCATCGGCAAAGGCGAAATGGGCGCCGTGGGCGATTGCTGGGACCGTTATAAGGTGAGGGTTGATGAGATAGCGCAATCACTCCGCATGGTTGAACAATGCCTTGAAAGGCTGAAAAAAGAGTTGAAACGCACCCCTGATTTTGATCCCCGCGCTAAAATGCCCCGAAAGATTACACCGAAGGCACAGGATTATTATATACGCTGCGAAGGCGCCAAAGGCGAACTGGGTTTTTATTTTATGGCCGACGGAAAATCCGAAATACCTTTCCGGGTAAAAGCCCGTGCCCCAAGTTTCAATAATTTATCCGTACTACCCGAACTGGCAAAAGGCGTAATGATAGCCGATTTGGTAGCCATTATCGGGTCAATTGATATTGTTTTGGGCGAGGTTGACAGGTAA
- a CDS encoding NADH-quinone oxidoreductase subunit C has protein sequence MSFEEVKLLLTEKFGAEVIVGEETGGMQPALLINPDQIAAVCLELRNNPNTYFDFLSSITGVDYGVESGRFGVVYHLASIPFQTQLTIKISKENSRDLNDLPEFQSITSVYRTADWHEREAYDLIGIFFEGHPDLRRILLPDDWEGFPLRKDYKNAEFYKGIRID, from the coding sequence ATGAGTTTTGAGGAAGTTAAATTATTGCTAACAGAGAAATTTGGCGCTGAAGTGATTGTTGGTGAAGAAACCGGCGGCATGCAACCCGCACTGCTGATAAATCCTGATCAAATTGCCGCAGTATGCCTTGAACTGCGCAATAATCCAAATACCTATTTTGATTTCCTATCCAGCATTACGGGTGTTGATTACGGGGTAGAATCGGGCCGCTTTGGCGTGGTTTATCATTTAGCCTCTATCCCTTTTCAAACACAATTAACAATAAAAATAAGCAAGGAGAATAGCAGGGACTTGAATGACCTGCCCGAATTCCAGAGCATCACCTCCGTTTACCGCACGGCCGACTGGCACGAACGCGAAGCATATGATCTTATTGGGATATTCTTCGAAGGCCACCCCGATTTACGCCGTATCCTGCTCCCTGATGATTGGGAAGGTTTTCCGTTGAGAAAAGATTATAAGAACGCTGAGTTTTATAAGGGGATTAGGATTGATTAG